TAAGAACCCCAATTTCCCTACAGAATTCGAAATACAAGGCGAGTTTATCGCCTTGCATTTCGCCTTTCTCGATTATCCGAAGCGCGGTTCCGGCTTCAACCGTTCCTCCCAtatcaaaaatttttagaatcACTCTCTCCATTCCCTTGCAGTAGCTATCATAAACTTCAAGAACCTCGTCGATGACGCAATCCATGGCTTCAAGAACAAGCACAACGTGCATGGAAGGATTTCGCGGCTTCACATGAAGGATCGCGTCGATCAAACCTTGAAGTTTCTCTAAATTCTGTAACTCCTCCGCCAGAGTCTCCTCCGTTTTCTTCCCCGGCTTCCGCTTCCTCGCCGCCTGAGCGCAAACGTACGATGACTTGAGATCCAAGTAACTGTAATAGGCACGGATAAAAGCGTTGTATCCCCACGCTTTTTCGGGGTTTAAGTGACCGTCGCTAAAGTGTGTCATATCAAATGGAAGCCTTCTTAGCATTTGAACGGTTGGAAGGTCGAAACAGAACACGCCATGGATGAGCATTAGTCCTTTAATGGCGACAACCCAGCTATGAGTCTTTTCCATCCTCGTTGACAGTGTGTAGAGAAGAGGTTTCAGGTACAATGGCGAACTTCGCAGCCATTGGAACACCCTTTGTATGCTCTTGTAATCCATACATTGCTCGTTATGGCTCGTCGCCTTTATCACCACTCTCTCCAGATCTGGGTGGCCGTGCGGCGAAAATTTCGCCACCAAAATGCTGTAATTGTCCTTGAGAACTCCGGCCGCCCTCTTCCATATCCTCatgtttataatattctttgtAACTGAACAAAAAGAGACAGAAAAAGTTCAACACAATAAAGTGGAACAGTTAAGACTGTGCGAGAATATTcgagaggaaaaagaaaagaacaaagGAAGGAGGGGAATGATTGTTGTGTTGTGAGATTCCCCTGATTGGGTTTGTGTATGAATTAATGTGTAAAATGGAATTGGAGATTGGATTCAAACTTGGCTGAACAGAAAGCTTGGGTTCTTGTGGTGGTGCTGCTCAAGCTGCACAGCCTGTGATGTGTTG
This sequence is a window from Arachis stenosperma cultivar V10309 chromosome 10, arast.V10309.gnm1.PFL2, whole genome shotgun sequence. Protein-coding genes within it:
- the LOC130957811 gene encoding putative clathrin assembly protein At1g25240: MRIWKRAAGVLKDNYSILVAKFSPHGHPDLERVVIKATSHNEQCMDYKSIQRVFQWLRSSPLYLKPLLYTLSTRMEKTHSWVVAIKGLMLIHGVFCFDLPTVQMLRRLPFDMTHFSDGHLNPEKAWGYNAFIRAYYSYLDLKSSYVCAQAARKRKPGKKTEETLAEELQNLEKLQGLIDAILHVKPRNPSMHVVLVLEAMDCVIDEVLEVYDSYCKGMERVILKIFDMGGTVEAGTALRIIEKGEMQGDKLALYFEFCREIGVLNVSDSPKILRVAEKDVKELKGIIDGVNEKKKKDKNMDEEDEDDDVVKKMNEEMAIVVRENDFLMKKTVITDQWEVFDDDVAFDQMSSAVVVAAAATNNYNPFLELDSSYNSIVPYNPHQHHVLPDLISF